The following proteins are co-located in the Paenibacillus sp. JNUCC32 genome:
- a CDS encoding DUF4832 domain-containing protein codes for MGKYSLESYEKYKTVKIRPKPLSVKEYDTSHGRFEYAAFAWKELEPARGEYKLGGIDKVLKAITNPVLFLTPDLPEWTKDNHEACYAALIRKVGSMIDSDKRLAAVMISTLANSKEEWNAYIDSFGSQVLLADLQNEPLIRYLKERGRGFGLLVKCGEENWIECCEAFAKHHLQRVWKSYPVFLHATDEAGGSHIRREAFRWHAGMSNVNLGLGYNLALRRLTYPETVSGSGSLPLRFWFVNSGSSRIYRKFQLRLQLKQEDVSHEFPLHAATHSWLTGDLVHNEIVHLQDIAAGTYSLGIALCFEDRSSLTLNIQNRQQDGFYEMGTIQVEAAREDPLKNIWDTYYPEGYYPLEDPQMPGQE; via the coding sequence ATGGGGAAATATTCGCTTGAGAGCTACGAGAAGTACAAAACCGTCAAAATCAGGCCGAAGCCCTTATCGGTCAAGGAGTATGATACAAGCCACGGTCGATTCGAATATGCGGCTTTTGCATGGAAGGAACTAGAACCTGCGCGAGGAGAGTATAAGCTCGGAGGGATCGACAAGGTATTGAAAGCGATTACGAATCCTGTTCTTTTCCTGACGCCGGACCTGCCAGAATGGACGAAGGATAACCACGAAGCATGTTATGCGGCATTGATCCGAAAAGTCGGGAGTATGATCGATTCGGATAAACGCCTTGCGGCCGTCATGATCTCGACCTTGGCAAACAGCAAGGAAGAATGGAACGCCTATATCGATTCCTTTGGATCCCAGGTACTGCTTGCAGATTTGCAGAATGAACCACTGATTCGATATTTAAAGGAGCGCGGCCGCGGCTTTGGCTTGCTGGTGAAGTGCGGCGAGGAGAATTGGATCGAATGCTGCGAAGCCTTTGCCAAACATCATTTGCAGCGGGTATGGAAGAGCTACCCGGTGTTCCTCCATGCGACCGATGAAGCTGGCGGTTCCCATATCAGACGGGAAGCCTTTCGCTGGCATGCCGGGATGTCCAACGTAAACCTAGGGCTTGGTTACAACCTTGCTTTACGTCGGCTAACCTACCCGGAAACGGTGTCCGGCAGCGGGAGCCTGCCGCTGCGATTCTGGTTCGTAAACTCGGGAAGCTCAAGAATCTATCGAAAATTTCAGCTGCGGCTGCAGCTAAAGCAGGAAGACGTGTCCCATGAATTTCCGCTGCACGCGGCAACGCATTCCTGGTTAACCGGCGACCTTGTCCATAACGAGATCGTACACTTGCAGGACATCGCGGCGGGAACCTATTCGCTTGGCATAGCGCTCTGTTTCGAAGACCGTTCTTCACTCACGCTGAATATACAGAACCGGCAACAGGATGGTTTTTATGAGATGGGTACGATACAAGTCGAAGCCGCCCGCGAGGATCCGCTCAAGAATATATGGGACACCTATTATCCGGAAGGATATTATCCCCTGGAAGATCCCCAGATGCCGGGACAAGAATAA
- a CDS encoding acyltransferase domain-containing protein: protein MERPMNYKEVTAICEFDYLPDGLEAKYDRYLPDGEPYLIPRGFLNGIFERYQTPEETRQWIKQGILAIEEDAVLFHFTKFLVEDLCSARNRCDEAHYTNMTPACMKKYGELYSFLLLLACVVPSMKMLEKRSVPLTYYEDIPHQPLKLQMEKLALQGDAKVHDFPWVMNFYTCSIFLLDRFYFIPYRFEDSFTMFRHRDTQEVLALRHPGEDFRSDGQRNGINDVYDSQGRFTSEWQENAEFIIANRINPMGFVERETTPILKKDWDTVLQKGDTLLALHIPSGPGYTPDRLRNSMAMAIGFYDRYFPELPIRGFWSSSWLYDSRLSLVLDNDRSNIVHVQRQFYNYPTHEGDGMLRYEVFGDRNADPALNTSEYTTSLQRAAAEYMRTGARFNTLSMIVLKEDIGRIGSMPYITDADIELFRGTVDSHLQRSEEDGEIFA from the coding sequence ATGGAAAGGCCGATGAATTATAAAGAAGTAACAGCGATCTGTGAATTTGATTATCTGCCTGATGGATTGGAAGCAAAATATGATCGCTATCTACCGGATGGCGAGCCCTATCTCATACCAAGGGGCTTCTTGAATGGAATCTTTGAGCGATATCAGACTCCCGAGGAGACTCGGCAATGGATTAAACAGGGGATTTTAGCGATAGAGGAAGACGCCGTATTGTTTCATTTCACCAAATTTTTGGTGGAGGATCTGTGCTCGGCGCGCAATCGCTGTGATGAAGCCCATTATACCAATATGACGCCCGCATGCATGAAGAAGTACGGCGAATTATATTCATTTTTGTTGCTGCTAGCCTGCGTGGTGCCTTCCATGAAGATGCTGGAGAAGCGTTCCGTACCCCTAACCTATTATGAGGACATTCCACATCAACCGCTGAAGCTGCAAATGGAAAAATTGGCACTGCAGGGCGATGCCAAGGTTCATGATTTCCCGTGGGTGATGAATTTCTATACCTGCTCCATCTTTCTGTTGGACCGCTTCTATTTTATTCCGTACCGATTCGAGGATTCCTTCACCATGTTCCGCCATAGGGATACGCAGGAAGTGCTTGCCCTTCGCCATCCCGGAGAGGATTTCCGCAGCGATGGACAGCGGAACGGAATCAACGATGTTTATGATTCGCAAGGCCGCTTCACATCGGAATGGCAGGAGAATGCCGAATTCATCATAGCGAATCGGATCAATCCCATGGGATTCGTCGAAAGAGAAACAACGCCAATCTTAAAGAAGGACTGGGATACCGTGCTTCAAAAAGGGGATACCCTGTTGGCGCTTCACATTCCTTCCGGGCCCGGGTACACGCCAGACAGGCTGAGGAATTCCATGGCGATGGCCATCGGGTTCTATGATCGATATTTTCCGGAATTGCCCATCAGAGGCTTCTGGAGTTCAAGCTGGCTTTATGATTCCAGGCTCTCGCTCGTTTTGGACAATGATAGAAGCAATATCGTCCACGTTCAACGGCAGTTTTATAATTATCCCACCCATGAAGGGGACGGCATGCTGCGCTATGAAGTCTTTGGAGACCGGAATGCTGATCCGGCGTTGAACACCAGCGAATATACGACCTCGCTGCAAAGAGCGGCAGCTGAGTATATGCGGACCGGGGCCAGATTCAATACGTTAAGCATGATCGTGCTGAAGGAAGATATCGGCCGGATTGGCAGCATGCCTTATATAACCGACGCAGATATAGAATTGTTCCGCGGAACCGTTGACAGCCATTTACAAAGGAGCGAAGAGGATGGGGAAATATTCGCTTGA
- a CDS encoding DUF4832 domain-containing protein has translation MNKRVTVYPMISDEMLTNPGIGFTTAPGLMGDPERIVDNRGEAQRKYKFAEDSRTYNHPDSKVYFCSVRWRDIETDKGSYDWIVLEEKLNYAKSLGCTAVVRCSPYALSEEDDIPSWFRAEYPEEPEFPFWRVDPLTTPYAEYWSDFIKAFAARFDGHPLISSIDLTIVGAWGEGGGTEFLTTGAIKQITDAYLDGFKITPLQALLHDPLSIRIINERKAKVGFRVDCLGDMGGFHGDQWSHMTDFYPQNIQNFEMGDAWEKAPILFEACWHMNDWYLQGWDIDYIIQETLKWHISSFNNKGTVVPEPWKEKVKAWINKMGYRFELRKFAYDSIAFVGGELNIDALWANVGVAPIYHRYPLAVRLTGQCRSYTLHSSEDIREWLPDEDIAWTESFSLPDDMPAGEYALEIGIETSVKEIGNIQLAITGYQDGFYPMGKLFVERGRQANGKADEL, from the coding sequence ATGAACAAGAGAGTTACGGTTTACCCTATGATATCGGATGAAATGTTGACCAATCCGGGTATTGGCTTTACCACGGCGCCGGGCTTGATGGGAGATCCGGAACGGATTGTTGATAACCGGGGGGAAGCGCAGCGCAAATACAAGTTTGCGGAAGACAGCAGGACGTACAACCATCCGGACAGCAAAGTATATTTCTGTAGCGTTCGTTGGCGTGACATCGAAACGGATAAAGGGAGTTACGACTGGATCGTGCTGGAAGAAAAGCTGAATTACGCCAAATCATTAGGCTGTACTGCCGTGGTGCGCTGTTCGCCATATGCATTAAGCGAAGAAGACGATATTCCGTCTTGGTTCCGGGCCGAATATCCGGAGGAGCCCGAGTTTCCGTTCTGGAGAGTAGACCCTCTGACCACCCCATATGCCGAGTATTGGTCTGATTTCATCAAGGCGTTTGCCGCCCGCTTTGACGGCCATCCGCTTATCAGCTCGATCGATTTGACCATAGTCGGAGCCTGGGGGGAAGGCGGCGGAACCGAATTTCTAACGACTGGCGCGATTAAGCAGATAACGGATGCTTACTTGGACGGTTTTAAAATAACGCCTCTCCAGGCACTGCTGCATGATCCGCTGTCGATCCGAATCATAAATGAACGCAAAGCCAAAGTCGGATTTCGCGTGGATTGCTTGGGGGATATGGGCGGCTTTCATGGCGATCAATGGTCGCACATGACCGATTTCTATCCGCAAAATATTCAGAATTTTGAGATGGGCGATGCTTGGGAGAAAGCGCCGATCCTGTTCGAAGCATGCTGGCATATGAATGACTGGTATCTGCAGGGCTGGGATATCGACTATATCATACAGGAAACGCTCAAGTGGCATATTTCATCCTTTAACAACAAAGGGACGGTAGTACCGGAACCGTGGAAAGAGAAGGTCAAGGCTTGGATTAACAAGATGGGCTACCGCTTCGAATTAAGGAAATTCGCGTACGATTCGATAGCGTTCGTTGGCGGAGAGCTAAACATCGATGCGTTGTGGGCTAATGTCGGCGTCGCTCCGATTTATCATCGTTATCCGCTGGCGGTGAGGTTAACCGGCCAATGTCGATCGTATACGCTTCATAGCAGTGAAGACATCAGGGAATGGCTCCCGGATGAGGATATTGCTTGGACAGAAAGCTTTTCGCTGCCGGACGATATGCCGGCGGGCGAGTATGCGCTGGAGATTGGCATCGAAACCAGCGTGAAGGAAATCGGGAATATCCAGCTGGCAATCACGGGATATCAAGACGGCTTTTACCCGATGGGTAAGCTATTCGTCGAAAGGGGGAGGCAGGCTAATGGAAAGGCCGATGAATTATAA
- a CDS encoding LacI family DNA-binding transcriptional regulator, translated as MSTIRDVAKLANVSTATVSRVLNNDTKYKITDETRERVWQAVTQLNYKIASGPKRKVSAQDPAESKSHIKIGCVLSVTKDKYNDPYFMSILSGVEERLLGAGYNMSFIRTGIELNDSKILFNTFSEPITGLILMESLDHETYEYIRKQVPYIVGIDTERGDIDNVGYDHYNVASMAVSHLIEKGHTRIGYIGGSGLSSNLKDSRRYRGYYATMHAAGLSVNPDWVIDCMWDEAVCIEKINHLCTNRNFPTAFFAGSDLMAMAALNGLYNNGISVPDEVAVIGLSNIEVSKYSNPPLSTIDVPMKEIGMVAVDNLIDRINGNKLLPKKVILPTRLVARSST; from the coding sequence ATGAGTACGATTCGGGATGTTGCTAAACTTGCAAATGTATCCACAGCCACCGTGTCCAGAGTGTTAAACAATGATACGAAGTATAAAATCACGGACGAAACCCGGGAAAGGGTTTGGCAAGCCGTTACGCAGCTGAACTATAAAATCGCATCAGGGCCCAAGCGGAAGGTTTCTGCTCAGGATCCGGCCGAAAGCAAATCGCATATCAAAATCGGATGCGTCTTAAGCGTCACCAAGGATAAATACAACGATCCCTACTTCATGTCGATCTTATCCGGCGTGGAAGAACGCTTGCTTGGCGCCGGTTACAACATGTCCTTTATCCGGACGGGAATTGAATTGAACGACAGCAAGATCCTATTTAATACATTCAGCGAACCGATTACCGGCCTCATTCTCATGGAATCGCTCGATCACGAGACCTACGAATATATTCGCAAGCAGGTCCCGTACATCGTAGGTATCGATACGGAACGCGGGGATATCGACAATGTCGGCTACGATCATTACAATGTCGCTTCGATGGCCGTCAGCCATCTTATTGAAAAAGGCCATACCCGAATCGGATATATCGGGGGCAGCGGATTATCGAGCAACCTCAAAGACAGCCGTCGTTATCGGGGCTACTACGCAACCATGCATGCTGCCGGATTGTCGGTCAATCCCGATTGGGTTATTGATTGCATGTGGGATGAGGCGGTCTGCATCGAAAAAATCAATCATCTATGTACAAACCGAAATTTCCCGACTGCCTTCTTTGCCGGCAGCGATTTAATGGCTATGGCCGCCCTCAACGGCCTGTATAACAACGGTATTTCCGTTCCTGACGAAGTAGCGGTTATTGGGCTATCCAACATTGAGGTATCCAAGTATTCCAATCCGCCGCTGTCTACGATCGATGTGCCGATGAAAGAAATCGGCATGGTAGCTGTCGATAACTTAATCGACCGAATCAACGGAAACAAGCTGCTGCCCAAAAAGGTGATTTTGCCTACCCGCTTGGTGGCACGCAGCTCAACTTAA
- a CDS encoding DUF4832 domain-containing protein, whose amino-acid sequence MKARGIHWKQPFALIIMTAILLALFPFPRFTWSAEAASASIVVDGDPSDWEGIPALSTNTGTAQILKASHDDKNLYLLVQGSGLSTTMGSFWLNTDGNASTGYQAFGWGTTGVEWLLENQTLYHYSGNGSSWSWNFSSSLTSSQYVRSSSVIEAAIPLSTLGLGEGSSVSIGYLDNNSDMHRLPAQNQPLPVYTLQAHHPGGNMIEFYPTELNDPLNNPFKGWAPSAKSTNYPQPHRLVYAGVTWKEFEPTKGNYDFSAIEASNHFDYWKSRGVKVILRFILDSPSGVAHRDIPDWLYNDMASLGQSPGKAYRDDTGGMGDGNNTGFSPNYSSDYLIARHKLAIEAIADHYDSPDSPIAFVQIGSLGHWAEFHTWPYVGPNGESNYTGAFPPNSISNQYIQHYIDAFADQEDHTQLLIRRSVELAKNNNKGLILGMYNDVFGDQPSFDSDWGWYTGTQNGYWDDIGQQQPAHANFWDTRVSGGEFYGGAYGMNAALTSGSGFNETLRQTELSKPSWLGPNSPASLAVGNPLQGNIDTLKKRMGYHFVLNKAAYPQVNSGSTLEVSVTVENKGVQHFPFNWPLEIQLRSGGQIVARQTTSADLTTWRTGQHTVTGSLPTNTLPSGTYELAIAILDPSTNQPAIDFANTNRLSDGAYKVGSWTK is encoded by the coding sequence ATGAAAGCACGGGGTATCCATTGGAAGCAGCCGTTTGCCCTAATTATCATGACGGCCATTCTACTTGCCTTATTCCCTTTTCCCCGCTTTACTTGGTCTGCGGAAGCTGCTTCTGCCTCTATCGTTGTTGACGGCGATCCGAGCGACTGGGAGGGCATTCCGGCCCTATCCACGAATACGGGAACGGCTCAAATCTTAAAGGCTTCCCATGACGACAAGAATCTTTATCTGCTTGTGCAAGGCTCCGGCCTTAGCACTACGATGGGAAGCTTCTGGTTGAATACGGACGGGAATGCTTCTACCGGATATCAAGCTTTTGGCTGGGGCACGACAGGCGTTGAGTGGCTTCTCGAGAACCAAACCTTATACCACTACTCAGGCAATGGAAGCAGTTGGAGCTGGAATTTTTCATCGTCTCTGACTTCTTCTCAATATGTACGTTCCTCATCCGTGATTGAAGCAGCGATCCCTCTTTCTACGCTTGGACTTGGCGAAGGCAGCAGCGTGAGCATCGGGTATCTGGATAACAATTCGGATATGCACCGCCTGCCGGCTCAGAACCAGCCGCTTCCGGTCTATACCTTACAAGCACATCATCCGGGAGGCAATATGATCGAATTCTATCCAACCGAGCTGAATGATCCGTTGAATAACCCGTTTAAAGGCTGGGCTCCATCCGCGAAATCTACCAATTATCCTCAACCTCATCGGCTGGTATATGCCGGCGTGACTTGGAAGGAGTTTGAGCCGACGAAGGGCAATTATGATTTCAGTGCGATTGAAGCCTCCAATCATTTCGACTATTGGAAAAGCCGCGGCGTCAAGGTAATCCTTCGCTTTATTCTGGACAGTCCTTCCGGCGTGGCTCACCGGGATATCCCGGATTGGCTGTACAACGACATGGCAAGCCTGGGACAATCGCCGGGCAAGGCCTATCGCGACGATACTGGAGGCATGGGAGACGGCAACAACACGGGCTTCTCTCCTAATTACAGTTCCGACTATCTGATCGCCAGGCACAAACTTGCAATCGAGGCGATTGCGGACCATTACGACTCCCCGGATAGCCCGATCGCTTTTGTGCAAATCGGTTCGCTCGGACATTGGGCCGAATTCCATACCTGGCCTTATGTCGGACCGAACGGGGAAAGCAACTATACGGGGGCATTTCCCCCGAACAGCATATCCAACCAATATATTCAGCATTATATCGATGCCTTTGCCGATCAGGAGGATCACACGCAGCTATTGATTAGACGCAGCGTAGAGCTGGCCAAGAATAACAACAAGGGTTTGATTCTGGGAATGTACAATGACGTCTTCGGCGATCAGCCGAGCTTCGATTCCGATTGGGGCTGGTATACAGGCACCCAGAACGGATATTGGGATGACATCGGCCAGCAGCAACCCGCACATGCAAACTTTTGGGATACTCGCGTCTCCGGCGGCGAATTTTATGGCGGTGCTTATGGCATGAATGCTGCGCTTACGTCAGGCAGCGGCTTCAATGAGACCCTTCGGCAAACCGAGCTCAGCAAGCCAAGCTGGCTGGGACCGAATTCTCCGGCTTCCCTGGCGGTTGGGAATCCATTGCAAGGCAACATCGATACGCTCAAGAAACGAATGGGTTATCACTTTGTCTTAAACAAGGCTGCATACCCGCAAGTAAATAGCGGAAGCACGCTCGAGGTATCCGTCACGGTGGAGAATAAGGGGGTTCAACACTTCCCGTTCAATTGGCCTCTTGAAATCCAGCTGCGCAGCGGCGGCCAGATCGTGGCACGCCAAACCACATCGGCGGACTTAACGACCTGGAGAACAGGGCAGCACACGGTCACAGGCTCTCTTCCTACGAATACACTGCCGAGCGGTACTTATGAATTAGCCATTGCGATTCTCGATCCATCGACGAACCAGCCGGCGATTGATTTCGCTAACACAAACCGGCTTTCAGACGGAGCTTATAAGGTCGGTTCATGGACCAAATAG
- a CDS encoding class II aldolase/adducin family protein yields MNQDFVHPADQLLLFINRIYNHGMTTTSGGNLSIRDQNGDIWITPAGVDKGSLNRSDMVCVKEDGRVEGIHKPSSEFPFHRLIYQARPDLKSIIHAHPPALVSFSIVRRIPDTRLLPNERQICGEIGIAPYALPGSKQLGENIAAVFKQGIDTVMLENHGVVVGGEDLFQAFRRFETLDFCARLEIEARRIGKPVLLNDEDYETVRNKSTLQMDTFIRDSCTSEEKELRRDMCGLMKRAYKQGLFTSTQGTFSHRLQGNDFVITPYGKDRNDLEPEDLVRIENGKAEAGKQPSKSVFLHEAIYNTQPHVHSVIIAHPPNIMAFAVTDTAFDSRTIPESYILLRGTPKLPFHAVYNEPERTASLFKANTPIAIVNNNCVIVAGQSLLNAFDRLEVAEYSAKSILSARTLGDVIHIDDERIRELEAAFHLES; encoded by the coding sequence ATGAATCAGGATTTTGTGCATCCGGCAGATCAGCTTCTTCTCTTTATCAATCGCATTTACAACCATGGGATGACAACCACGTCGGGAGGCAATTTGTCGATCAGGGACCAAAACGGGGATATATGGATTACGCCAGCGGGAGTGGACAAAGGGTCGCTTAACCGGTCGGATATGGTATGCGTGAAGGAGGACGGCAGGGTAGAGGGAATTCACAAGCCTTCCAGCGAATTTCCCTTTCACCGGCTCATCTATCAAGCCCGCCCGGATTTGAAGTCGATCATTCATGCCCATCCGCCTGCACTGGTTTCGTTCAGCATAGTAAGGCGCATTCCGGATACAAGGCTGCTTCCGAACGAAAGGCAAATCTGCGGCGAGATCGGAATCGCGCCTTATGCGCTGCCCGGAAGCAAGCAGCTTGGGGAGAACATCGCAGCCGTCTTCAAGCAAGGGATCGACACGGTCATGCTGGAGAATCACGGGGTCGTGGTCGGGGGAGAGGACCTATTTCAAGCGTTTCGTCGGTTCGAAACCCTCGACTTCTGTGCACGCCTTGAGATTGAGGCACGTCGAATCGGTAAACCGGTCCTGCTTAACGATGAGGATTACGAAACCGTGCGCAACAAAAGCACGCTGCAGATGGATACGTTCATCCGCGATTCCTGCACGTCGGAAGAAAAAGAGCTGCGCCGCGATATGTGCGGATTGATGAAACGCGCGTATAAACAGGGATTGTTCACCAGCACGCAGGGCACCTTCTCCCATCGATTGCAAGGAAACGATTTTGTCATCACGCCCTATGGCAAAGACCGCAATGATCTGGAACCGGAAGACCTCGTCCGCATAGAGAACGGCAAAGCGGAAGCGGGCAAACAGCCGAGCAAATCCGTTTTCCTCCATGAAGCGATCTATAACACGCAGCCGCATGTCCATTCGGTCATCATCGCGCATCCTCCCAACATTATGGCATTTGCGGTCACCGACACGGCCTTCGATTCGAGGACGATTCCGGAAAGCTATATATTGCTTCGCGGAACGCCGAAGCTCCCCTTTCATGCGGTGTATAACGAGCCTGAGCGTACCGCTTCGCTGTTTAAAGCCAATACGCCGATTGCCATTGTGAACAATAACTGCGTAATCGTTGCCGGTCAAAGCCTGCTCAACGCTTTTGATCGATTGGAAGTTGCGGAGTACAGCGCGAAATCCATTTTGTCGGCGAGAACGCTAGGCGATGTCATCCACATCGATGATGAGCGAATCCGCGAGCTTGAAGCAGCATTTCATCTGGAATCATGA